A genome region from Myroides fluvii includes the following:
- a CDS encoding YncE family protein, whose protein sequence is MKKLLFLALSLSILSTSCSTSDDPFVEVPQVPNLDNGLLILNQGGLAYNDASIGFSSFAYDKYHANIAQTADRALGDGAQSMAFKDNKAFVVLKGSNKVEIFNRYTFKHEGTITEGLNKPLSIAFANNKVYVTNEETQTVSVYDSNYQFLTLIKINAPVGQILAWHTKVYVQKNISADKSEIVVVDEKFNIIKSIPVQKELKDFVTLGDFIFAVSSTADKSFFYKIDAQTDEKVTEFFSTRNTAAKNLRVDNNDMYYTSNNAVYKWNPHDTNVQVAPVLTIPEKEYIEASTFYGFNVIKNTIYVGDAGDMLDPSTVHVYQNGQKVSSFTAGILTKHFYANYK, encoded by the coding sequence ATGAAAAAACTTTTATTTCTAGCACTATCATTATCAATCCTTTCAACATCTTGTAGTACATCGGATGATCCTTTTGTAGAAGTACCACAAGTACCTAACCTTGACAACGGTTTACTTATTTTAAATCAAGGCGGTTTAGCGTATAATGATGCATCCATAGGATTTTCAAGTTTTGCTTACGATAAATATCATGCTAATATTGCGCAAACGGCAGATAGAGCATTAGGAGATGGTGCACAAAGTATGGCCTTCAAAGACAACAAAGCATTTGTTGTATTAAAAGGATCGAATAAAGTTGAAATTTTCAACCGCTATACCTTCAAACACGAAGGAACAATTACAGAAGGTTTAAACAAACCTTTATCCATTGCTTTTGCAAACAACAAAGTGTATGTTACCAATGAAGAAACACAAACAGTAAGTGTGTACGATTCAAACTACCAATTCCTTACCTTGATTAAAATCAATGCTCCAGTAGGACAAATTTTAGCTTGGCATACCAAAGTATACGTACAGAAAAACATTTCAGCAGATAAGAGTGAAATCGTTGTTGTGGATGAAAAATTCAATATTATCAAGTCTATACCTGTTCAAAAAGAATTGAAGGACTTTGTAACATTAGGTGATTTTATTTTCGCTGTTTCAAGTACAGCAGACAAATCTTTTTTCTATAAGATTGATGCACAAACGGATGAGAAGGTAACTGAATTTTTCTCAACCAGAAACACAGCTGCTAAGAATTTGCGTGTAGACAATAACGACATGTACTACACAAGTAATAACGCGGTGTACAAATGGAATCCACATGATACCAATGTACAAGTAGCTCCGGTATTGACAATTCCAGAAAAAGAATACATCGAAGCTTCAACTTTTTACGGCTTCAATGTAATTAAGAATACGATTTACGTGGGTGATGCAGGAGATATGCTAGATCCAAGCACGGTTCACGTTTACCAAAATGGACAGAAGGTGAGCAGTTTCACAGCAGGAATTCTAACGAAACATTTCTACGCGAACTACAAATAA